Proteins encoded within one genomic window of Bacillus thuringiensis:
- the rplK gene encoding 50S ribosomal protein L11: MAKKVIKMVKLQIPAGKANPAPPVGPALGQAGVNIMGFCKEFNARTADQAGLIIPVEITVFEDRSFTFITKTPPAAVLLKKVAGIESGSGEPNRNKVATVKRDKVREIAETKMPDLNAASVEAAMRMVEGTARSMGIVIED, encoded by the coding sequence ATTAAAATGGTAAAACTTCAAATTCCTGCAGGTAAAGCTAACCCAGCTCCACCAGTTGGTCCAGCATTAGGACAAGCAGGTGTTAACATCATGGGCTTCTGTAAAGAGTTTAACGCTCGTACAGCAGATCAAGCTGGTCTTATCATCCCTGTTGAAATTACGGTATTTGAGGACCGTTCATTCACTTTCATTACTAAAACTCCTCCTGCTGCTGTTCTTCTTAAGAAAGTAGCTGGTATTGAGTCTGGTTCTGGTGAACCAAACCGTAATAAAGTGGCAACTGTTAAGCGTGATAAAGTACGCGAAATCGCTGAAACTAAAATGCCTGACCTAAACGCTGCTAGCGTAGAAGCTGCAATGCGTATGGTTGAAGGTACTGCACGCAGTATGGGCATCGTTATCGAAGACTAA
- the rplA gene encoding 50S ribosomal protein L1, which translates to MAKRGKKYVEAAKLVDRATAYSATEAVELVKKTNTAKFDATVEVAFRLGVDPKKADQQIRGAVVLPHGTGKVQRVLVFAKGEKAKEAEAAGADFVGDADYIGKIQQGWFDFDVVVATPDMMGEVGKLGRVLGPKGLMPNPKTGTVTFDVTKAVNEIKAGKVEYRVDKAGNIHVPIGKVSFEDAKLVENFSTIADTLQKVKPAAAKGTYMKNVTVASTMGPGVRVDVSTLA; encoded by the coding sequence ATGGCTAAAAGAGGTAAAAAGTACGTAGAAGCTGCAAAGCTTGTTGATCGTGCAACTGCTTACTCTGCAACAGAAGCAGTAGAATTAGTAAAGAAAACAAACACAGCTAAATTTGATGCAACTGTAGAAGTAGCATTCCGTTTAGGTGTTGACCCTAAGAAAGCTGACCAACAAATCCGTGGTGCAGTTGTTCTTCCACACGGTACTGGTAAAGTACAACGTGTATTAGTATTCGCTAAAGGTGAAAAAGCTAAAGAAGCTGAAGCTGCTGGAGCTGACTTCGTAGGCGATGCTGATTACATCGGTAAAATCCAACAAGGTTGGTTCGATTTTGATGTAGTAGTAGCAACTCCTGACATGATGGGTGAAGTTGGTAAACTTGGTCGCGTATTAGGACCTAAAGGTTTAATGCCAAACCCTAAAACTGGAACAGTTACTTTCGATGTAACTAAAGCTGTTAACGAAATCAAAGCTGGTAAAGTTGAATACCGCGTTGATAAAGCTGGTAACATCCACGTTCCAATCGGTAAAGTATCTTTCGAAGATGCTAAATTAGTAGAAAACTTCAGCACAATCGCTGACACTTTACAAAAAGTTAAGCCAGCTGCTGCAAAAGGTACTTACATGAAGAACGTAACAGTTGCTTCTACAATGGGACCTGGCGTACGTGTAGACGTTTCTACATTAGCGTAA
- the rplJ gene encoding 50S ribosomal protein L10 — protein sequence MSKVIETKQQVVTEIADKLRASKSTIVVDYRGLTVSEATELRKNLREAGVEFKVYKNSLTRRAAESAEMAELNEFLTGPNAIAFSNEDVVAPAKVLNDFAKDHEALEIKAGVIEGKLVTLDEVKAIATLPSREGLLSMLLSVLQAPIRNLALATKAVADQKEEQGA from the coding sequence ATGAGCAAAGTAATCGAAACTAAACAACAAGTTGTAACTGAAATCGCGGACAAACTTCGCGCTAGTAAATCTACAATCGTTGTTGACTACCGTGGTTTAACAGTTTCTGAAGCAACAGAATTACGTAAAAACTTACGTGAAGCTGGCGTTGAGTTCAAAGTTTACAAAAACTCTCTAACTCGTCGTGCTGCAGAATCTGCTGAAATGGCTGAGTTAAATGAATTCTTAACAGGACCAAACGCAATCGCGTTCAGTAACGAGGATGTAGTTGCTCCTGCGAAAGTATTAAACGACTTCGCTAAAGATCATGAAGCTTTAGAAATTAAAGCGGGCGTAATCGAAGGTAAACTTGTAACACTTGATGAGGTTAAAGCTATCGCTACTCTTCCATCACGTGAAGGCTTACTTTCTATGCTTCTTAGCGTTCTTCAAGCTCCAATTCGTAACCTTGCACTTGCTACTAAAGCAGTTGCAGACCAAAAGGAAGAGCAAGGCGCTTAA
- the rplL gene encoding 50S ribosomal protein L7/L12: MTKEQIIEAVKSMTVLELNDLVKAIEEEFGVTAAAPVAVAGGAGEAAAEKTEFDVELTSAGAQKIKVIKVVREITGLGLKEAKELVDNTPKVIKEAAAKEEAEEIKAKLEEVGAAVEVK, encoded by the coding sequence ATGACTAAAGAACAAATCATTGAAGCAGTTAAATCTATGACTGTATTAGAACTTAACGACTTAGTAAAAGCTATCGAGGAAGAATTCGGCGTAACTGCTGCTGCTCCTGTAGCTGTTGCTGGTGGCGCTGGAGAAGCTGCTGCTGAGAAAACTGAATTTGATGTGGAACTAACTAGCGCTGGTGCACAAAAAATCAAAGTTATCAAAGTTGTTCGTGAAATCACTGGTCTTGGCTTAAAAGAAGCTAAAGAATTAGTTGACAACACTCCAAAAGTAATCAAAGAAGCTGCTGCTAAAGAAGAAGCTGAAGAAATCAAAGCTAAACTTGAAGAAGTTGGCGCTGCTGTAGAAGTTAAGTAA
- a CDS encoding class I SAM-dependent methyltransferase codes for MADHYFSNDPSSKSDRKRWEFALRGSQFTFLSDRGVFSKNEVDFGSRLLIEAFQVPDIKGDILDVGCGYGPIGLSLAKEFQDRKVHMVDVNERALELAKENAANNRIGNVHIFQSSVYENVDGMYAAILSNPPIRAGKDIVHEILEKAVEYLVPGGELWIVIQKKQGAPSALKKLEEVFSEVEVVEKKKGYYIIKSKKR; via the coding sequence ATGGCAGACCATTATTTTTCTAACGACCCTTCTAGTAAAAGTGATCGTAAGCGATGGGAATTTGCGCTTCGTGGATCTCAATTTACTTTCTTATCTGACCGTGGGGTGTTCTCGAAAAACGAAGTGGACTTTGGTTCTCGTCTTTTAATTGAAGCGTTTCAAGTGCCGGATATTAAAGGTGATATATTAGACGTAGGTTGTGGATATGGACCAATTGGTTTATCGTTGGCGAAAGAGTTTCAAGACCGTAAAGTTCACATGGTGGATGTGAATGAAAGGGCACTTGAGCTTGCGAAAGAAAATGCCGCTAACAATAGAATTGGAAATGTACACATTTTTCAAAGTAGCGTCTATGAAAATGTAGATGGTATGTATGCTGCTATTCTATCTAATCCTCCAATTCGTGCGGGTAAAGATATCGTGCATGAGATTTTAGAAAAGGCTGTAGAGTATTTAGTTCCAGGTGGAGAGTTGTGGATTGTTATTCAAAAGAAGCAAGGTGCACCATCTGCACTGAAGAAACTAGAAGAAGTATTTTCTGAAGTCGAAGTTGTAGAAAAGAAAAAAGGATATTATATCATAAAATCAAAAAAACGTTGA
- the rpoB gene encoding DNA-directed RNA polymerase subunit beta, which translates to MTGQLVQYGRHRQRRSYARISEVLELPNLIEIQTSSYQWFLDEGLREMFQDISPIEDFTGNLSLEFIDYSLGEPKYSVDECKERDVTYAAPLRVKVRLINKETGEVKEQDVFMGDFPLMTETGTFVINGAERVIVSQLVRSPSVYYSGKVDKNGKRGFTATVIPNRGAWLEYETDAKDVVYVRIDRTRKLPVTVLLRALGFGSDQEITELLGDNEYLSNTLEKDNTDSTEKALLEIYERLRPGEPPTVENAKSLLVSRFFDPKRYDLANVGRYKINKKLHIKNRLFNQRLAETLVDPETGEILAAEGTILDRRTLDRILPYLEKNIGFKTAKPMGGVVEGDVELQSIKIYAPESEGERVINVIGNANITRDVKHITPGDILASISYFFNLLYKVGDTDDIDHLGNRRLRSVGELLQNQFRIGLSRMERVVRERMSIQDTNAITPQALINIRPVIASIKEFFGSSQLSQFMDQTNPLAELTHKRRLSALGPGGLTRERAGFEVRDVHYSHYGRMCPIETPEGPNIGLINSLSSFAKVNEFGFIETPYRRVDPETGLVTGQVDYLTADEEDNYVVAQANMKLSEEGEFLSEDIVARFRGENIVTNKERIDYMDVSPKQVVSAATACIPFLENDDSNRALMGANMQRQAVPLMNPESPIVGTGMEYVSAKDSGAAVICKHPGVVERVEAREVWVRRYVEVDGQTVKGDLDRYKMQKFIRSNQGTCYNQRPIVSVGNEVVKGEILADGPSMELGELALGRNVLVGFMTWDGYNYEDAIIMSERLVKDDVYTSIHIEEYESEARDTKLGPEEITRDIPNVGEDALRNLDERGIIRVGAEVKDGDLLVGKVTPKGVTELTAEERLLHAIFGEKAREVRDTSLRVPHGGGGIILDVKVFNREDGDELPPGVNQLVRAYIVQKRKISEGDKMAGRHGNKGVISRILPEEDMPYLPDGTPIDIMLNPLGVPSRMNIGQVLELHLGMAARYLGIHIATPVFDGAREEDVWGTIEEAGMANDAKTILYDGRTGEPFDNRVSVGVMYMIKLAHMVDDKLHARSTGPYSLVTQQPLGGKAQFGGQRFGEMEVWALEAYGAAYTLQEILTVKSDDVVGRVKTYEAIVKGENVPEPGVPESFKVLIKELQSLGMDVKMMSSDDTEIEMRDTEDDDDHQSADKLNVEVETTKE; encoded by the coding sequence TTGACAGGTCAACTAGTTCAATACGGACGCCACCGCCAACGAAGAAGTTATGCCCGTATTAGTGAAGTATTAGAGTTACCAAATCTTATCGAAATTCAAACCTCTTCTTATCAGTGGTTTCTTGATGAGGGTTTGCGAGAAATGTTCCAAGACATTTCTCCGATTGAAGACTTTACGGGAAATCTATCGCTTGAATTTATCGACTACAGCTTAGGTGAACCTAAATACTCTGTAGACGAATGCAAAGAGCGTGATGTGACGTATGCAGCACCACTTCGTGTAAAAGTGCGTCTAATCAACAAGGAAACTGGTGAAGTAAAAGAACAAGATGTGTTCATGGGAGATTTCCCACTCATGACAGAGACTGGAACATTCGTAATTAACGGTGCAGAACGTGTTATCGTTTCCCAGTTAGTTCGCTCTCCAAGCGTATACTATAGTGGCAAAGTGGATAAAAACGGAAAACGTGGTTTTACTGCTACTGTAATTCCAAACCGCGGAGCTTGGTTAGAGTATGAGACAGATGCTAAGGATGTTGTATATGTGCGTATTGACCGTACGCGTAAACTTCCTGTAACTGTTTTGTTACGCGCATTAGGGTTTGGCTCTGATCAAGAAATCACCGAGCTTTTAGGTGATAACGAATACTTAAGCAACACATTAGAAAAAGACAACACAGATAGCACAGAAAAAGCATTGCTTGAAATTTATGAGCGTCTACGCCCTGGTGAACCACCAACAGTAGAAAATGCAAAGAGCTTACTTGTGTCTCGTTTCTTCGATCCAAAGCGCTACGATTTAGCAAATGTAGGTCGCTATAAGATCAACAAGAAGTTACACATTAAAAACAGATTGTTTAACCAACGTTTAGCTGAAACATTAGTGGATCCAGAAACTGGTGAAATTTTAGCGGCGGAAGGCACAATCTTAGATCGTCGTACACTTGATCGCATTTTACCTTACTTAGAGAAAAACATTGGATTCAAAACAGCGAAACCAATGGGTGGAGTGGTAGAAGGCGATGTTGAGCTGCAATCTATTAAGATTTATGCTCCTGAGTCAGAAGGCGAACGTGTAATTAATGTAATTGGTAATGCAAATATTACTCGTGATGTAAAACACATCACACCAGGCGATATCCTTGCTTCTATCAGTTACTTCTTCAACCTACTGTATAAAGTAGGAGATACAGATGATATCGACCACTTAGGAAACCGTCGTCTGCGTTCTGTTGGAGAACTATTACAAAATCAATTCCGTATCGGTCTTTCTCGTATGGAACGTGTTGTTCGTGAGAGAATGTCGATCCAAGATACGAATGCAATTACACCACAGGCACTAATTAATATTCGTCCTGTTATTGCATCTATTAAAGAGTTCTTCGGAAGTTCTCAGTTATCTCAGTTCATGGACCAAACAAACCCATTAGCAGAGTTAACTCACAAACGAAGACTATCTGCATTAGGACCTGGTGGTTTAACGCGTGAGCGCGCAGGCTTTGAAGTACGTGACGTTCACTACTCTCACTATGGTCGTATGTGTCCGATTGAAACACCAGAGGGACCAAACATCGGTTTGATTAACTCATTATCTTCGTTCGCGAAAGTAAATGAGTTTGGTTTCATTGAAACTCCATACCGTCGTGTTGACCCAGAAACTGGTCTTGTAACAGGGCAGGTTGATTATTTAACGGCAGATGAAGAAGATAATTATGTTGTAGCCCAAGCGAATATGAAGTTATCTGAAGAAGGAGAATTCCTTAGTGAAGATATCGTAGCTCGTTTCCGTGGTGAAAACATTGTCACAAATAAAGAACGCATCGACTACATGGATGTATCTCCAAAACAAGTAGTGTCGGCAGCGACAGCTTGTATTCCGTTCTTAGAAAACGATGACTCTAACCGCGCACTTATGGGAGCGAACATGCAACGTCAGGCGGTTCCGTTAATGAATCCGGAATCTCCGATTGTAGGTACAGGTATGGAGTACGTTTCAGCAAAAGACTCAGGTGCTGCAGTAATCTGTAAACACCCTGGTGTTGTTGAGCGCGTAGAAGCACGTGAAGTTTGGGTACGTCGCTATGTAGAAGTTGACGGTCAAACAGTAAAAGGCGACTTAGATCGCTACAAAATGCAAAAATTCATTCGTTCTAACCAAGGAACTTGCTACAACCAACGTCCAATCGTAAGTGTTGGAAATGAAGTTGTAAAAGGTGAAATCCTTGCGGATGGTCCTTCTATGGAATTAGGTGAACTAGCACTTGGACGTAACGTGCTTGTTGGCTTCATGACTTGGGACGGTTATAACTATGAGGATGCGATCATTATGAGTGAGCGCCTTGTAAAAGATGATGTGTACACTTCTATTCATATTGAAGAATATGAATCAGAAGCTCGTGATACGAAGCTTGGACCAGAAGAAATTACACGTGACATTCCGAACGTTGGGGAAGATGCATTACGCAACCTTGACGAGCGTGGTATTATCCGCGTTGGTGCTGAAGTAAAAGATGGAGACCTACTTGTTGGTAAAGTAACACCTAAGGGTGTAACGGAATTAACAGCAGAAGAACGTCTATTACATGCAATCTTCGGTGAAAAAGCACGTGAAGTACGTGATACATCACTACGTGTACCACACGGTGGTGGCGGTATTATCTTAGACGTAAAAGTATTCAACCGTGAAGATGGCGATGAATTGCCACCAGGCGTGAATCAACTTGTACGTGCATATATCGTTCAAAAACGTAAAATTTCTGAAGGTGACAAGATGGCCGGACGTCACGGTAACAAAGGTGTTATCTCTCGTATTTTACCAGAAGAAGATATGCCTTACTTACCAGATGGTACGCCAATCGATATCATGTTAAACCCATTAGGGGTACCATCTCGTATGAATATCGGTCAGGTATTAGAGCTTCATCTAGGTATGGCAGCAAGATACCTTGGCATTCACATTGCAACACCAGTATTCGATGGTGCTCGTGAGGAAGATGTTTGGGGCACAATTGAAGAAGCTGGTATGGCAAATGACGCGAAAACAATCCTGTATGACGGACGTACTGGTGAACCATTCGATAACCGCGTATCTGTTGGTGTCATGTATATGATCAAACTTGCGCACATGGTTGACGATAAACTTCATGCTCGTTCTACTGGACCATACTCACTTGTAACGCAGCAGCCTCTTGGAGGTAAAGCTCAGTTCGGTGGACAGCGTTTCGGTGAGATGGAGGTTTGGGCACTTGAAGCTTACGGTGCTGCTTATACTCTTCAAGAAATCTTAACAGTGAAGTCTGATGATGTTGTTGGACGTGTTAAGACGTACGAAGCAATTGTTAAAGGCGAAAATGTTCCAGAACCAGGCGTTCCTGAATCATTCAAAGTATTGATTAAAGAGCTGCAAAGTTTAGGTATGGACGTTAAAATGATGTCTAGCGACGATACAGAGATTGAAATGCGTGATACGGAAGATGACGATGATCATCAATCAGCAGATAAATTGAATGTCGAAGTTGAGACAACTAAGGAATAA
- the rpoC gene encoding DNA-directed RNA polymerase subunit beta', with product MIDVNNFEYMKIGLASPDKIRSWSYGEVKKPETINYRTLKPEKDGLFCERIFGPQKDWECHCGKYKRVRYKGVVCDRCGVEVTRAKVRRERMGHIELAAPVSHIWYFKGIPSRMGLVLDMSPRALEEVIYFASYVVTESGDTPLDKKQLLSEKEYRAYRDRYGSTFQAAMGAEAIKKLLQDIDLDKEVDFLKEELKTAQGQRRTRAIKRLEVLEAFRNSGNHPSWMILDVLPVIPPELRPMVQLDGGRFATSDLNDLYRRVINRNNRLKRLLDLGAPSIIVQNEKRMLQEAVDALIDNGRRGRPVTGPGNRPLKSLSHMLKGKQGRFRQNLLGKRVDYSGRSVIVVGPNLKMYQCGLPKEMALELFKPFVMKELVEKGLAHNIKSAKRKIERVQPEVWDVLESVIKEHPVLLNRAPTLHRLGIQAFEPTLVEGRAIRLHPLVCTAYNADFDGDQMAVHVPLSSEAQAEARLLMLAAQNILNPKDGKPVVTPSQDMVLGNYYLTLEREGAIGEGMVFKDANEALLAYQNGYVHLHTRVAVAASAVNNATFTEEQKSMLLLTTVGKLIFNEILPESFPYINEPTNSNLEKETPAKYFVEKGANIKEIIASREEVAPFSKKILGNIIAEVFKRFKITETSRMLDRMKNLGFKYSTKAGITVGVSDILVLGEKDEILHEAQAKVDNVIKQFRRGLITEEERYDRVISIWSNAKDVIQGKLMKSLNKRNPIFMMSDSGARGNASNFTQLAGMRGLMANPSGRIIELPIKSSFREGLTVLEYFISTHGARKGLADTALKTADSGYLTRRLVDVAQDVIVREDDCGTDRGLLIGAIKEGNEVIESLYDRLVGRFARKTVKHPETGEVLVAENQLITEDIAHIVENSGVETVNIRSAFTCNTRHGVCKKCYGRNLATGTDVEVGEAVGIIAAQSIGEPGTQLTMRTFHTGGVAGDDITQGLPRIQEIFEARNPKGQAVISEIDGVIAAINDVKDRQEVVVQGEVEARTYAIPYGARLKVTPGQQISHGKELTEGSIDPKELLKVTDITAVQEYLLREVQKVYRMQGVEIGDKHVEVMVRQMLRKVRVSDAGETDVLPGTLLDIHQFTDANAKVLLQGKQPATARPVLLGITKASLETDSFLSAASFQETTRVLTDAAIKGKRDELLGLKENVIIGKLVPAGTGMNRYRKVDLVKTTQDDMNVENDEVYVEQ from the coding sequence TTGATAGATGTAAATAACTTTGAATATATGAAGATTGGACTTGCTTCACCTGACAAGATTCGTTCTTGGTCATACGGTGAAGTTAAGAAACCAGAAACAATTAACTATCGTACGTTAAAGCCTGAAAAAGATGGCTTGTTCTGTGAGCGTATTTTCGGACCACAAAAGGACTGGGAATGTCATTGCGGAAAATACAAACGTGTACGTTATAAAGGTGTAGTTTGTGATCGATGTGGCGTTGAAGTAACGCGTGCAAAGGTTCGTCGTGAACGTATGGGTCATATCGAATTAGCTGCTCCTGTATCTCATATTTGGTATTTCAAAGGTATCCCGAGCCGCATGGGACTTGTCTTAGACATGTCCCCTCGCGCGCTTGAAGAAGTAATTTATTTCGCTTCTTATGTTGTAACAGAAAGTGGAGATACACCACTTGATAAGAAGCAATTACTTTCTGAAAAAGAATACCGTGCATATCGTGATCGATATGGTAGCACATTCCAAGCTGCTATGGGTGCAGAAGCGATTAAAAAGCTACTACAAGACATCGATTTAGATAAAGAAGTAGACTTCTTAAAAGAAGAATTAAAAACAGCACAAGGACAACGCCGTACTCGTGCTATTAAACGTCTAGAAGTATTAGAAGCATTCCGTAACTCTGGAAATCACCCATCTTGGATGATCCTAGATGTTCTTCCAGTTATCCCACCAGAACTACGCCCAATGGTACAGTTGGACGGTGGACGTTTTGCTACTTCTGACTTAAACGACTTATACCGTCGTGTAATTAACCGTAATAATCGTTTAAAACGTCTATTGGACTTAGGTGCACCAAGCATCATCGTTCAAAACGAAAAACGTATGTTACAAGAAGCTGTAGACGCATTAATCGATAATGGTCGCCGTGGCCGTCCAGTAACTGGACCAGGTAACCGTCCATTAAAATCACTATCTCACATGCTTAAAGGTAAACAAGGACGTTTCCGTCAAAACTTATTAGGTAAACGTGTTGACTACTCTGGCCGTTCTGTAATCGTTGTAGGACCGAACTTAAAGATGTACCAATGTGGATTACCGAAAGAAATGGCGCTTGAACTGTTCAAACCTTTCGTAATGAAAGAGTTAGTTGAAAAAGGATTAGCACACAACATTAAGAGTGCGAAACGTAAAATCGAGCGTGTACAACCTGAAGTTTGGGACGTTTTAGAATCTGTGATTAAAGAACATCCAGTACTTCTAAACCGCGCACCAACACTTCACCGTCTTGGTATTCAGGCGTTTGAACCTACATTAGTAGAAGGTCGCGCAATCCGTCTTCACCCACTTGTATGTACTGCATACAACGCGGACTTTGACGGTGACCAAATGGCCGTTCACGTACCTTTATCATCAGAAGCACAAGCTGAAGCTCGTCTTCTTATGTTAGCGGCACAAAACATCTTGAACCCGAAAGACGGTAAACCAGTTGTTACTCCATCTCAGGATATGGTATTAGGTAACTACTACTTAACACTTGAGCGTGAAGGCGCAATCGGTGAAGGTATGGTCTTCAAAGATGCAAACGAAGCATTACTTGCATACCAAAATGGATATGTGCATCTTCATACACGTGTTGCAGTAGCTGCAAGTGCAGTAAACAACGCGACATTTACTGAAGAGCAAAAGAGTATGCTTCTATTAACAACAGTTGGTAAATTAATATTTAACGAAATCTTACCAGAGTCGTTCCCTTATATTAACGAGCCAACAAATTCAAACCTTGAAAAAGAAACACCGGCGAAGTATTTCGTTGAAAAAGGTGCGAACATTAAAGAAATTATTGCTAGTCGCGAAGAAGTGGCGCCATTCAGCAAGAAAATCCTTGGTAACATCATTGCGGAAGTGTTTAAACGTTTCAAAATTACAGAAACGTCTCGCATGCTTGACCGTATGAAAAACTTAGGATTCAAGTACTCTACAAAAGCTGGTATTACAGTTGGGGTATCTGACATTCTTGTATTAGGCGAAAAAGATGAAATTCTCCATGAAGCACAAGCAAAAGTAGATAATGTAATTAAACAATTCCGTCGCGGTTTAATCACGGAAGAAGAACGTTACGATCGCGTTATCTCTATTTGGAGTAATGCAAAAGATGTTATCCAAGGAAAACTGATGAAGTCCTTGAATAAACGCAACCCAATCTTCATGATGAGTGATTCCGGTGCCCGTGGTAACGCATCGAACTTTACTCAGCTTGCTGGTATGCGTGGTCTGATGGCCAATCCATCTGGTCGTATCATTGAACTTCCAATCAAATCAAGTTTCCGTGAAGGTTTAACAGTACTTGAGTACTTCATCTCTACGCATGGTGCGCGTAAAGGTCTTGCCGATACAGCACTAAAAACTGCCGATTCTGGTTACTTAACACGTCGTCTTGTTGACGTTGCACAAGATGTAATCGTTCGTGAAGATGATTGTGGAACAGATCGCGGTTTATTAATTGGTGCGATTAAAGAGGGTAATGAAGTTATTGAGTCATTATATGATCGTCTTGTTGGGCGTTTTGCAAGAAAAACTGTAAAACATCCTGAAACAGGTGAAGTATTAGTTGCTGAAAATCAATTAATTACTGAAGATATCGCTCATATCGTTGAAAATTCGGGTGTTGAAACTGTAAACATTCGTTCAGCGTTTACGTGTAACACTCGCCATGGTGTATGTAAGAAGTGTTACGGTCGTAACTTAGCAACTGGAACAGACGTAGAAGTAGGGGAAGCGGTAGGTATTATCGCAGCTCAATCTATCGGTGAGCCAGGTACACAGTTAACGATGCGTACGTTCCATACAGGTGGGGTTGCCGGAGATGATATCACTCAAGGTTTACCTCGTATCCAAGAGATCTTCGAAGCTCGTAATCCGAAAGGTCAGGCAGTTATCAGTGAAATCGACGGTGTTATCGCAGCGATCAACGATGTTAAGGATCGCCAAGAAGTAGTTGTACAGGGTGAAGTTGAAGCTCGTACGTACGCTATTCCTTACGGTGCTCGTCTGAAAGTAACTCCAGGACAGCAAATTAGCCACGGTAAAGAGTTAACAGAAGGTTCTATTGATCCGAAAGAATTACTAAAAGTAACGGACATTACGGCGGTTCAAGAGTACTTATTACGTGAAGTTCAAAAAGTATACCGTATGCAAGGGGTAGAAATTGGTGACAAACACGTAGAAGTAATGGTACGTCAAATGTTACGTAAAGTTCGTGTAAGTGATGCAGGTGAAACAGATGTATTACCAGGAACATTACTAGATATCCATCAGTTTACTGATGCGAACGCGAAGGTGTTACTGCAAGGTAAACAACCAGCAACAGCTAGACCTGTTCTACTTGGTATTACAAAAGCTTCACTTGAAACAGATTCATTCTTATCTGCAGCATCGTTCCAAGAAACAACTCGTGTCTTAACTGATGCAGCAATTAAGGGTAAACGCGATGAGCTTCTAGGATTGAAAGAAAATGTTATTATCGGTAAACTTGTTCCTGCTGGAACAGGTATGAATCGTTATCGCAAAGTGGATCTTGTTAAAACAACACAAGATGACATGAATGTAGAAAACGATGAAGTTTATGTGGAACAGTAA
- a CDS encoding 50S ribosomal protein L7ae-like protein — MSYQKVSNAENVVVGHKRTLEAIKNGIVKEVVIAEDADVRLTHIIIRTALQHNIPITKVESVRKLGKVSGIQVGASAIGIIS; from the coding sequence ATGTCTTATCAAAAAGTGTCAAATGCTGAAAATGTAGTCGTTGGTCATAAACGCACATTGGAAGCAATCAAAAATGGTATAGTTAAAGAAGTTGTCATTGCGGAAGATGCTGATGTGCGGTTAACCCATATTATTATTCGTACTGCTTTGCAACATAACATACCCATAACTAAAGTTGAATCAGTTCGTAAGCTTGGAAAAGTTTCGGGGATTCAAGTGGGAGCTTCAGCAATAGGAATAATAAGTTAA
- the rpsL gene encoding 30S ribosomal protein S12 → MPTINQLVRNGRTDKVWKSKSPALNKGFNSLKKKSTDISAPQKRGVCTRVGTMTPKKPNSALRKYARVRLTNGIEVTAYIPGIGHNLQEHSVVLIRGGRVKDLPGVRYHIVRGALDTAGVDKRMQGRSKYGTKRPKPAKK, encoded by the coding sequence ATGCCTACTATTAACCAATTAGTGAGAAATGGTCGTACTGATAAAGTATGGAAATCTAAATCACCTGCGTTAAACAAAGGATTTAACTCTTTAAAGAAAAAATCAACTGATATCTCTGCACCTCAAAAACGTGGTGTATGTACTCGTGTTGGTACAATGACTCCAAAGAAACCTAACTCAGCGTTACGTAAATACGCTCGTGTACGTTTAACAAATGGTATCGAGGTTACAGCTTACATCCCAGGTATCGGTCATAACCTACAAGAGCATAGCGTAGTATTAATTCGCGGTGGTCGTGTAAAGGATTTACCGGGGGTACGTTACCACATCGTTCGTGGTGCGCTTGACACAGCTGGTGTTGACAAACGTATGCAAGGACGTTCTAAATATGGTACTAAGAGACCAAAACCTGCTAAAAAATAA